A window from Hyphomicrobiales bacterium encodes these proteins:
- a CDS encoding carbohydrate ABC transporter permease: MDAGTSARLRRWSGKAGHFAIVALFAGFAAFPFYWMVVTTFKETRDLLNIENNPFFYNDPPTLKNLDVLFNDTLYPQWLWNTALVGIAVVAITLVLAVPAGYALARLAGKWGQRMAIAIFLTYLVPPTILFIPFSRVIGNLGLQDSLWSLVLVYPSFTVPFCTWLLMGFFKAIPPDLEEAAMVDGLSRFGAFFRVVLPVSIAGILTVVIFSFTLVVQEFVYALTFITSSRSLTVSVGVPTFLVRGDVYFWGSLMAACAIASIPVAILYNFFVSRFIAGFTVGAIK, translated from the coding sequence ATGGACGCCGGGACCTCCGCCAGGCTGCGCAGATGGTCCGGCAAGGCCGGACATTTCGCGATCGTCGCCCTGTTCGCGGGTTTCGCGGCGTTTCCCTTCTACTGGATGGTGGTGACGACCTTCAAGGAGACCCGCGATCTGCTCAACATCGAGAACAACCCGTTCTTCTACAACGACCCGCCGACGCTCAAGAATCTCGATGTGCTGTTTAACGACACGCTGTATCCGCAATGGCTGTGGAACACGGCCCTCGTCGGCATCGCGGTGGTGGCGATCACGCTGGTCCTGGCGGTGCCGGCCGGCTACGCGCTGGCGCGGCTTGCCGGCAAATGGGGCCAGCGCATGGCCATCGCCATCTTCCTCACCTATCTGGTGCCGCCGACCATCCTGTTCATTCCCTTCTCGCGGGTGATAGGCAATCTGGGGCTGCAGGATTCGCTATGGTCGCTGGTTCTGGTCTATCCGAGCTTCACCGTTCCCTTCTGCACCTGGCTGCTGATGGGCTTCTTCAAGGCGATCCCGCCCGATCTGGAGGAAGCGGCGATGGTCGACGGCCTGAGCCGTTTCGGCGCCTTTTTCCGCGTCGTGCTGCCGGTGTCGATCGCCGGCATCCTCACCGTGGTGATCTTTTCCTTCACGCTGGTCGTCCAGGAGTTCGTCTACGCGCTGACCTTCATCACCTCGTCCAGATCGCTCACCGTCTCGGTCGGCGTGCCGACCTTCCTGGTCCGCGGCGACGTCTATTTCTGGGGCTCGCTGATGGCGGCCTGCGCCATCGCCAGCATCCCGGTGGCGATCCTCTACAACTTCTTCGTCAGC